The Hordeum vulgare subsp. vulgare chromosome 4H, MorexV3_pseudomolecules_assembly, whole genome shotgun sequence genomic interval GCAGAGCGACGACCACCCCAGGCGCGGGAGGCATGACCGGGAGCGACGACATCAAATGTCGTTCGGGCAGTCCCGCACCCGGTGCCGGTGGTGGAGGCAACGAAAGCAGAGCCGAGTGAGCTCCTCCGGGGACGGGTTGCGACGGCGCGGCGGGGACGTAGGGCTGGGGAGATCGTCCAGGcgcgggcgacgacgacgatgcctgCGACGGGGCTGCTAGAAGCCATCGATGTCGAGCACGGGTCCTCCCGACACACGATGCACCTCCGAGCGGGAGCCAAGGTGGTCCTTGACGGTCGGGCGAGCGGCAGGTGCGGTGCGCCCTGGGGCAGCAGTGACCGGCGGAGCTACGGTAGGCGGCGGCGTGCGTGCGATGTCTGTGTACGACCGCGTCGAAGACTCGCTCTCCGAGCTACTCCAGCGCTCCCCATGGGAAACACACTCGCCGGAGAGGGTTGTTCGACGGTCGACAGGGTCAGCAGCGAGGGCGCCCATGGCGCAGGGCCAGAGAGAAGAGGGAAGTGGGGCGGCTTGCTTGCGGGGACGACGGCGGCGGGCGAGACGGGGGAGCTAGGCTAGAAGGTGGAGGCGGAGCAGGGAGCCATTTGAACAACACTGAGAAATAACAAATAGCTGCAGCAGTTAGGAGGTGCGTGAAAAGAGAAAGAAAGCTGACCTCACTCGTAACCAAGCGTCTGTGCTATTTCCATTTGCTTTGTAGTACCATCAATATACAATGTTCTTTCAGTTGAAGTATCACCAGGAGGAAAATGGAAAGGAATGACCTGCAGAAGGATTTTTGAGGACAAATCAAATATTACTATGGTAATGATGAAGATAATACGAAATATAATACTAACTAACAAGGAGAAAAGggataaaaataaaatagataatTATGaagatgaaaggagcatgagttCTACATGAAGATGAAAGGACCATGAGTTCTACTTCTAGTTGAGCAAAATTAGAACTTGGATGTTAATTTACTTATTAAAttataagaaaaatgaaaaaaaggcaaCAACAAAACGCATTACATGGTGCTAAGTTATTAGGGAAATTCAATGGTAAGTTATGCTAGGTTCAGCCAACAAATTTATGTTAGACTTTGCAATAAGAATTTTTGCGAACCTGTATACAAGCTCCAGATTTGGCCTGCAATGATTTTTTTTGTCTCGCCAAAAAATAGTCGGACATGGAATTAATAGGCAAGGTTTTTCACCATCAAAGAAAGTGTAGTCCGTGAAATAATATCAGTTGGGAAACTTACAAGAAACCCCCATTGCTATAATAGGGCGTCGTATGATTTTCAAAGTCCGACAAACAAACCCAATTCTAGAAAGCAGTCAGTTTACCTTGTTGTTAGCAATTTGCATATGGAATTGCTCAACACTAGGTTGAGGTGCATTGTACTTCCAATTAGGGATAGTGCGAAATGAGCCAGCATGAGCCTGCAGAAGGTCACATGACAAGTATGGTTGAATAAATGCATGCACAACTAAATCTGAAGTCGTGACCATAAGAAAGATATCACAGTACCTCTGCAAGAACATCACTTATCAACTGCTCAACTCTGCTTATGTGGTCACGAGTGCCCAAAAGATCAACCAATTTTGTCTGTGACCAGGGTTGAACATCCATGTCCCTTGTTACTTGGATCTTTGCCCCTGACTGAAGTTGGATATGCTTTATAGGTTCTCCAGCTTTTCCAATGATAACACCAACCTAAAAGAAGTTACGAACATTATCAGTTAGCAGAGAAAAAAAACTACACATCATGCAACCTTGTATCAACTACAAGAACGCAGAAACCAAACGAGTAATCTCCCAAGTAGCATACCTTCTATTTGGGATATCAATCTTTTTTGTTGTAATACCACTCTGGTATCAATCACCATAAGTAGAATACGGATGTGTGTTTCCTGGAGAAGATAAGGGTGGGATGGAAGAACCATGGCGTggaaacaaaacaacaactcaTTATATTACTAATAGTTGTAGATCTATTGAGTGAGAAGAACAAGCTTCATGTGGACAACATAAAATAGGACAGTAATACCAGTACATAAGTAATAAACTAATAACATTCAGAGCTGACTGAAAATATTACTGGAAATCACATCATTTATATACTACATGCAATAATCAAATATTTGGCTCTATGCCGATAGACAATCACCAATGCAGTATGTTACCCTTTTTTGCATGTTAAAAAGGAACCACAGAAACTATTGTCATTTGTCGCATCTAGCAGACAGGGGCCAGTTTCACAAGACAATGATTAAAATATTACACGATATAGCAGAATTAAACTATGAATACTATTGATCATCTACACAAGATATAGTTGCCAGAATTATTA includes:
- the LOC123450428 gene encoding uncharacterized protein LOC123450428 translates to MAAFCAVTLMKALCYARQILQSLRVWLDERREVALLGALVASTDGRTGKDDVHFSSEDGSAVGVIIGKAGEPIKHIQLQSGAKIQVTRDMDVQPWSQTKLVDLLGTRDHISRVEQLISDVLAEAHAGSFRTIPNWKYNAPQPSVEQFHMQIANNKVIPFHFPPGDTSTERTLYIDGTTKQMEIAQTLGYE